A single genomic interval of Romboutsia ilealis harbors:
- a CDS encoding methylenetetrahydrofolate reductase, with the protein MSLLRETLESGKFAVTTEMAPPKGTDLSHLIECAKPLVGRVHAANVTDFQSAVMRTTSLATCKLLKDVGLEPVLQITGRDRNRIAIQGELLSAGVFGIKNMLALTGDHTVVGDHPQAKGVFDLDCIGILQTAETLMGGKDLVGNELKGSPEFYLGASVTPEYAPIEIQLIKMQKKINAGAKFFQTQAVYDIEHMREFRKLTKDMDCKVLAGIVPLKSPGMAKFMTANVPGIFVPDEQIERLRAVGKENWVSEGIKMAGEFIRQLREEDLCDGVHIMAIGAEENVPAILDEAGL; encoded by the coding sequence ATGAGCTTATTAAGAGAAACATTAGAAAGTGGAAAGTTCGCAGTTACAACTGAGATGGCACCTCCAAAAGGAACAGACCTTTCACATTTAATAGAATGTGCTAAACCACTAGTGGGAAGAGTTCATGCAGCAAACGTTACAGATTTTCAATCTGCAGTCATGAGAACTACTTCACTTGCTACATGTAAATTATTAAAAGATGTTGGGTTAGAACCGGTATTGCAAATAACTGGTAGGGATAGAAATAGAATAGCTATACAAGGGGAACTATTATCTGCTGGTGTATTTGGAATAAAAAATATGTTAGCTTTAACTGGAGATCATACAGTAGTTGGAGATCATCCACAAGCTAAGGGTGTATTTGATTTAGATTGTATAGGTATACTTCAAACGGCTGAAACCTTAATGGGTGGAAAAGACTTAGTTGGTAATGAGTTAAAGGGATCTCCAGAATTTTATTTGGGAGCTTCAGTCACTCCAGAGTACGCTCCAATAGAAATACAATTAATTAAGATGCAAAAGAAAATAAATGCAGGGGCTAAGTTCTTCCAAACTCAAGCTGTATATGATATAGAACATATGAGAGAATTTAGGAAATTAACTAAAGATATGGACTGTAAAGTATTAGCTGGTATAGTACCTTTGAAATCTCCAGGCATGGCTAAGTTTATGACTGCAAATGTTCCAGGTATATTTGTTCCAGATGAACAAATAGAAAGATTAAGAGCTGTAGGAAAAGAAAACTGGGTATCAGAAGGTATAAAGATGGCAGGAGAATTTATAAGGCAATTAAGAGAAGAAGATTTATGTGATGGTGTTCATATAATGGCAATTGGAGCAGAGGAAAATGTTCCAGCAATATTAGACGAAGCTGGATTATAA